One window from the genome of Salvia splendens isolate huo1 chromosome 9, SspV2, whole genome shotgun sequence encodes:
- the LOC121748971 gene encoding NADH dehydrogenase [ubiquinone] 1 beta subcomplex subunit 9-like, whose protein sequence is MSVSTASYVARRAVQKERVRILYRRALKDTLNWAVHRHIFYSDADALREKFEANKHVEDIELIDRMIAAGEVEHNKWRHPDPYIVPWAPGGSKFCRNPAPPPGIEIIHNYGMEERE, encoded by the exons atgaGCGTAAGTACGGCGTCGTATGTGGCTCGGCGAGCAGTGCAGAAGGAGAGGGTTCGCATCCTCTACCGGAGAGCTCTCAAGGACACTCTCAATTGGGCGGTTCATCGCCATATCTTTTATTCCGAt GCTGATGCTCTAAGAGAGAAATTCGAGGCGAATAAACACGTG GAGGATATTGAACTGATTGATAGAATGATAGCAGCTGGTGAGGTGGAGCACAACAAATGGAGGCATCCCGATCCTTACATTG TTCCTTGGGCACCTGGTGGCTCCAAATTCTGCAGGAATCCAGCACCACCTCCAGGG ATTGAGATTATACACAACTATGGCATGGAAGAGCGTGAATGA